DNA sequence from the Methanobrevibacter sp. genome:
GATTTGAATGGTAAGAAAATCTGATCTTTACAAAGTAGATGGAGACAAAATTGAAAGAAAAAACCCAATTTGTCCTCGTTGTGGTGAAGGTGTATTCATGGCTGATCACGGTGACAGATTTGCTTGTGGTAAATGCGGATACACTGAAATGAAAAAATAAGATTTTTATAATCTTTATTTTCTTTTTTTATTTATTTTTATTTTATAATTTATTTTAATCATTTTTATGAAGGGATTCTTTTGGATAATATTAGAAATGGTCGTTTTAAAACTGGAATGACTGATGAAGCTGCTATTTATACTTCATCACTTGAAGCAGACAAACTTCTCTTTGAAGCTGATATTAAAACTAATTTTGCTCACACTTCAATGTTAAAGCATGAAGGTATTGTTGATGGTGAAATAGCAGATAAAATTTTATGTGCTCTTGATTCTCTTAAAGAGGAAGGCTATGATGCATTGGTATTTGATCCTTCTGTTGAAGATGTGCACATGGCTATTGAAAATTACGTTACTTCTAAAATTGGACCTGAAGCTGGTTTTATGCATACTGCTAAATCACGTAACGATCAAGTGGCTTGTGATGTAAGACTTGTTTTAAGAGAAGAAATTATCAATATTCAAATTGGTATTTTAGAATTTATGGAAGGCCTTGTTGAAATGGCAGGTGAACACTTGGAAGATGTTTTCATAGGTTTTACTCACTTGCAACATGCTCAGCCTATTAC
Encoded proteins:
- a CDS encoding 30S ribosomal protein S27ae, translated to MVRKSDLYKVDGDKIERKNPICPRCGEGVFMADHGDRFACGKCGYTEMKK